CCCCCCGATGTTCGGCACGGACCTCAACACCGAGTACGGCGTCGCCGCCCGCCTGCTGGACCTGGACACCACCGGTCTCGCCGCCCTCGCCAAGAACGCGGTCACGGCCTCCTTCATGGACGCCACCGCGAAGGCCCGGCTGGCCGCCGAGATCGACACGTACACGGCGTCCTGGCGCGGCTGACCCCCCGCCCGCGGAAAGCGGCGCCACCGGCTACAGCCCCACGATGGCGTTCCACTCCTTCGCGAACTCGGTGCGCTCCGCGGAGGTGATGTCGCGGGCGATGGCCAGTCGCCCGCGCATCGCGTCGTCGGGGAAGATCAGCGGGTCCTCGGCGAGCGCGGCGCGCTCCTTGTCCTTGGAGGAGGCCAGGACGTCCCGCGCGGCCGGCACGGGGCAGACGTAGTTGACCCAGGCGGCCAGCTCGGCGGCGACCGCCGGCTCGTAGTAGTAGTCGATGAGCCGCTCGGCGTCGCGCTTGTGGTCGGCGAGGTTGGGGATCATCAGGCTCTCCGCCCACAGCTCGGCGCCCTCCTGCGGCACGACGAACTCGATGTCCGGGTTGTCCGCCTGGAGCTGGATCACATCGCCCGAGTACGCCTGCGCGGCGAGCACGTCCCCCGAGTCCAGGTCCTTGATGTAGTCGTTGCCGGTGAAGCGCCGGATGTGGCCCTTGTGCACGAGCCCGCGGATCTGGTCGGTCATCCGGTGGAAGTCGTCCGCGGTCCACCGGGTGATGTCGGCCCCGTTGCCCTGCATGAGCAGGGCGAACGCCTCGTCGAGACCGGACAGCAGGGTGACCCGGCCGCGCAGGTCGTCCTGCCACAGGTCGGAGGTGTGCTTGATCTCCCGGCCGAGCTTCCTGCGGTTGTAGGCGATGCCGGTGATCCCGGACTGCCAGGGCACGGAGTGCTTACGGCCCGGGTCGAAGTGCGGGGTGCGCAGCAGCGGGTCGAGGTACTCGGCGACGTGCGGCTGGGCGGCGCGGTCCATCTCCTGCACCCAGCCCAGCCGGACGAACCGGGCGCACATCCAGTCGCTGATGACGATCAGGTCCCGGCCGGTGCTCTGGTGGTTCATCAGCGCGGGGCTGACCTTGCCGAAGAACTCGTCGTTGTCGTTGATCTCCTCGGTGTACGTCACCGAGATCCCGGTGCGCCGCTCGAACGCGTCGAGGGTGGGCCGGCGTTGCTTGTCGTGGTCGTCGACGTCGATGTAGAGCGGCCAGTTGGCGAAGACGATCCTGTGGTCCCGTGCCGATCGGTCCGGGCTGCCGCGGTCGGCCGCCGCGACGTACGCCGGCGGCACCCCGCACCCCGTCATGGCGGCCAGCGCCCCCGTCACACCCATTCCGCCCACACCCCGGAGCAGCGCACGCCGCGAAAGATCAGCCATGGCGAGCACTCTCACGCGTCGCGGGCGGAGGCGGCAAGCGACAGAGCGTCAGTTGCCGGGCCTCCGCTCGCGACGGTGTGTCGAGCGTTCCGTGCCGCTCGACGGTGGGAATCCCCCGGATCGGCCGGTCCGGCCGTGCGGCCGGCTCAGCCGTCCAGCGAGGTCATCACGTGCTTGATGCGGGTGTAGTCGTCGAAGCCGTAGGCGGAGAGGTCCTTGCCGTAGCCGGACTTCTTGAAGCCGCCGTGCGGCATCTCGGCGACCAGCGGGATGTGGGTGTTGATCCACACGCAGCCGAAGTCGAGGCTCTTGGACATCCGCATGGCGCGGGCGTGGTCCTTGGTCCACACCGAGGACGCCAGCGCATACTCGACGCCGTTCGCCCACTCCACCGCCTGCTTCTCGTCGGTGAAGGACTGGACGGTGATGACCGGGCCGAAGACCTCCTGCTGGACGATCTCGTCGTCCTGCTTGAGGCCGGAGACGACGGTCGGGGCGAAGAAGTAGCCCTTGTCGCCGACCTGCTCGCCGCCCGCCTCGATCTTGGCGTGCGCGGGCAGCCGGTCGATGAAGCCCTTGACCTGCTTGAGCTGGTTGGCGTTGTTCAGCGGCCCGTAGAGGACGTCCTCGTCGTCCACCGCGCCGGTCTTGGTCTCCGACGCGGCCTTGGCCAGCGCGGCGACGAACTCGTCGTGGATGGAGTCCTGGACGAGCACCCGGGTCGCGGCCGTACAGTCCTGGCCGGCGTTGAAGTAGCCGGCGACCGAGATGTCCTCGACGGCCTTGGCGATGTCGGTGTCCGCGAAGACCACGACCGGGGCCTTGCCGCCCAGCTCCAGGTGGACCCGCTTGAGGTCCTTGGACGCGGACTCGGCGACCTGCATGCCGGCGCGCACCGAGCCGGTGATGGAGGCCATCGCCGGAACCTTGTGCTCGACCATCAGACGGCCGGTCTCGCGGTCACCGCAGATGACGTTGAAGACGCCGCGGGAGTGACCGAGCTCGTCCAGCACGCTGCCGATGATGTCGGCGATCAGCACCGTGGAGGCCGGCGTGGTGTCGGAGGGCTTGATGACGACGGTGTTGCCCGCGGCCAGCGCCGGGGCGAACTTCCAGACGGCCATCATCATCGGGTAGTTCCACGGCGCGACCTGGGCGCAGACTCCGACCGGCTCGCGGCGGATGATCGAGGTGAAGCCGTCCATGTACTCGCCGGCCGAGCGCCCCTCCAGCATCCGGGCGGCACCCGCGAAGAAGCGGATCTGGTCCACCATCGGCGGGATTTCCTCGGAGCGTACGAGCGCGATCGGCTTGCCGCAGTTCTCGGACTCGGCGGCGATCAGTTCCTCGGCGCGCTCCTCGAAGCGGTCGGCGATCTTGAGCAGGACCTTCTGGCGCTCGGCCGGTACCAGGTCGCGCCAGGCGGGGAAGGCGGCCTCGGCGGCAGCCATCGCCGCGTCGACGTCCGCGGCGGCCGAGAGAGGGGCGGTGGCGTACGCCTCACCGGTGGCCGGGTTGACCACCTCCGTGGTCCGCCCGTCGGCGGCGTCCCGGAACTCCCCGTCGATGTAGTTGCGCAGACGACGCAGTGCGGTGGTCACTGTGCGCCCCCTTCAGTCAGATGTCCGGTGGTTTGCCTCCACCCTAGCCGCGGAACCCACGTTTTCAACACACCCGCCACTCGGGAACAACGGAATCAGTGAAATTTGGAGCGCGACACGACTAATTTCATCGATTCGGGGTTGCAAGACTGACGAGGCTCGTGCACAGTGAGGGACGTGGCCACTCGTGACAGAAACGGCACTCCGTCGATCGACTCCGTCTCCCTGGCGATCATCGAGCAGCTCCAGGAGGACGGGCGCCGTCCGTACGCCGCGATCGGCAAGGCCGTGGGCCTGTCCGAGGCGGCGGTGCGGCAGCGCGTACAGAAACTGCTCGACCAAGGCGTGATGCAGATCGTCGCGGTCACCGACCCCCTCACGGTCGGTTTCCGTCGGCAGGCAATGGTCGGCATCAACGTCGAGGGTGACCTCGACCCCGTGGCCGACGCCCTGACGACCATGGAAGAAGTCGAGTACGTCGTCATGACGGCCGGCTCCTTCGATCTCATCATCGAGATCGTCTGCGAGGACGACGACCACCTTCTGGAAATGATCAACAAGCGGATCCGCACGCTTCCCGGCGTCCGGACCACCGAGAGCTTCGTCTACCTCAAGCTCCGGAAGCAGACCTACACCTGGGGAACGAGATAGCAATGAGTCGCGACCTCTCCAAGACGGCATACGACCACCTGTGGATGCACTTCACGCGCATGTCGTCGTACGAGAACGCCCCCGTGCCGACGATCGTGCGCGGTGAGGGCACCAACATCTACGACGACAAGGGCAAGCGCTACATCGACGGCCTTGCCGGCCTCTTTGTGGTCAACGCCGGCCACGGCCGGGTCGAGCTCGCCGAGACCGCCTACAAGCAGGCGCAGGAGCTGGCCTTCTTCCCCGTGTGGTCCTACGCCCACCCCAAGGCCGTGGAGCTCGCCGAGCGCCTCGCCAACGAGGCCCCCGGCGACCTCAACAAGGTCTTCTTCACCACCGGCGGCGGCGAGGCCGTCGAGACCGCCTGGAAGCTGGCCAAGCAGTACTTCAAGCTCACCGGCAAGCCGATGAAGCACAAGGTGATATCCCGCGCGGTGGCCTACCACGGCACCCCGCAGGGCGCCCTGTCCATCACCGGTCTGCCCGGCCTGAAGGCCCCCTTCGAGCCGCTGGTCCCCGGCGCGCACAAGGTGCCGAACACCAACATCTACCGCGCCCCGATCCACGGCGACGACCCCGAGGCGTTCGGCCGCTGGGCCGCCGACCAGATCGAGCAGCAGATCCTCTTCGAGGGCCCCGAGACCGTCGCCGCGGTCTTCCTGGAGCCGGTGCAGAACGCCGGTGGCTGCTTCCCGCCGCCGCCCGGCTACTTCCAGCGCGTCCGCGAGATCTGCGACCAGTACGACGTGCTGCTCGTCTCCGACGAGGTCATCTGCGCCTTCGGCCGTCTGGGCACGACCTTCGCCTGTGACAAGTTCGGCTACGTCCCGGACATGATCACCTGCGCCAAGGGCATGACCTCGGGCTACTCCCCGATCGGCGCCTGCATCATCTCCGACCGCCTGGCGGAGCCGTTCTACAAGGGCGACAACACCTTCCTGCACGGCTACACCTTCGGCGGCCACCCGGTCTCCGCGGCCGTCGGTGTCGCCAACCTCGACATCTTCGAGCGCGAGGGTCTCAACAAGCACGTTCTCGACAACGAGGGCAACTTCCTGAGCACCCTGCAGAAGCTGCACGACCTGCCGATCGTCGGCGACGTCCGCGGCAACGGCTTCTTCTACGGCATCGAGCTCGTCAAGGACAAGGCCACCAAGGAGTCCTTCAACGACGAGGAGACCGAGCGCGTCCTGTACGGCTTCCTCTCCAAGGCGCTGTACGACAACGGCCTCTACTGCCGCGCCGACGACCGTGGCGACCCGGTCATCCAGCTCGCCCCGCCGCTGATCGCCGACCAGTCGGTCTTCGACGAGATCGAGCAGATCCTGCGCACGGTCCTCACCGAGGCGTGGACCAAGCTCTGACCGAGGCGGCCGCGTCCCGGTTCGCCGAGGCGCTCCTGACGGCCCTACAGCCTCCGGTGCACAACTGAACATCCATCGGCCCGGATTCACTCACTTCAAGCCATACGAGTGAATCTGGGCCGTTGTGCTGCCAAGCCACGAATACCGGGGGTCACCAGTCTTTACCGTGCTAGTGACCGATACCCTCCATGGTCGTTCACCCGCTTGGGGGAACGAGTCGACGCGATCTATCAAGAGGTGCGCAGATGGTGGCCCCGCCTGACAACGACGTTCTCTGGGCCCGCGGCCTGCACCACACGCTCGGTGGCACCACCGCCCTCGCCGGAGTCTCCCTCGGCGTCCGCGAAGGCGAGATCCTCGCCGTCACCGGCCCGCGCGGCAGCGGCAAGACGACCCTCCTGAAATGTCTCTCCGGTCAACTCGTCCCCACCGAGGGCGAGGTCTGGTTCAACAGCGCACCCGTACACACCCTTTCCTCCCCCAGCCGCGAACGGCTGCGTCTGGACCGGTTCGGCTGGATCGACACCGAGCCGCACCTCGTCCGCGAACTCTCCGCCTGGGAGAACGCCGCACTCCCGCTGCTGCTGCGCGGCACCGGCGCCCGCTCCGCCAAGCACACCGCCCTCGAATGGCTGGATCGCCTCGACGTCGGCATGTGCGCCCGCCGCCGCCCCGGTCAGCTCGACCAGTCCCAGCGGCAGCGCGTCGCCATCGCCCGCGCCCTCGCCACCACCCCCCAGGTGCTGTTCGCCGACGAGCCCACCGCACCGCTGCACCAGGCCGACGGCACCCAGGTGCTGCGCACCCTCACCACCGCGGCCCGTTCGCACCAGATCACCGTGGTCCTGGCGACCCACGACGCCGACGTCGCCACGCTCGCCGACCGCTCCCTCGCGCTGCTCGACGGCCGCCCGGCGACCGCCGTGCCCGTCACCACCGGTGCCTCCGACGAGGAAAGCAGGGCAGAGTGCTCGCTCTCCGTCTAGCCCGCGGCTCCCACCCCCTGGTGCTGCTGCGCCGCCTCGGCGTCTCCGCCGCCGCGGCCGGTACCGGCTTCCTGCTGCTGTCCACCGTCGGTCACGCCGCCGGCCACCCCGCCGCGGTCGACGAGTCCCTGGTGCGCCTGCTGTGGTGCGCCGCGCCGCTCGCCGCCACCGCCCAGTTCGCGGTCTCCACGGCCCGCACGGACCCCGCCGCCCGGCTCCAGCGCGGAATGACCGCCGCCGGTCTCGGCCCCCTGCGTCTCACCCTGCTGGCCACCGCCTCCACCGCCCTGACCTGCTTCCTCGGCGTCCTCCTCGCGTTGGTCGGCTTCCTCCGCCTGCGCGGCGACCTCGGCGGTCCATTCGGCGACGCCCCCGTCGGCATCGACCCCGACCTGCTGGGCGCCGGCCACCCCGTGCCGCTCGTCGGCGCCCTCATGCTGCTGGCGCTCGTCCCGCTGACCGCCGCCGTCGCGACCGCCTTCTCGCTCCGCCCCCGCAACGAGGCCGGCGCCCCCGGCGACGAGACCCTCCCCAGGACCGCCCCGCCCTCCGGCCTCCCGTGGGGCATCGCCCTGGCCGCGGCGGGCCTGGCCATCGAGGCGTACACCAGCCCCGGCACCGCCGGCTCCGGCGGGCTGCTCCCCCTTCCCGGCCGGCTCGTCGGCAGCCCGCCCGGCGTCCTGGCCGGCTGGGCCCTGTCCGCCTTCGGCCTCGTCCTCGCCGGCCCCGGCCTGGTCCATCTGTGCGGCCGCCTGCTCTGCGCCGGCCGCCCCGGTGCGCTGCGGCTGCTGTCCGGCCGCGTCCTCCAGGAGGAGTCGCCCCGCCTCGGCCGCCCGCTCGGCGTCCTGTGCGCGGTCGCCTCCGCCGCCTACGCCGCGGTCAAGGTCTACGAGGCTTCTCCCACCCGTCCCTTCGGACCGCTCACCGCCGTCGGCGCTGCGGTCGTCCTCGCCTGTGTCACGGCCAGCGCTTTCACCGCCGCCCTCGAATCGCGTTCGGCGCGCGCCCACACCACCGCCGCGCTCCGCCGCCTCGGTGCCTCCGCCTCCGTCCTGCACCGCGCCGCTGCTCTGCGCACCCTCTCCCTCCTGCTCGTCCTGGCCCCTCTGACCTGGACCGTCGCCGAAATGGCCACCCTGCCGCTGGTGCATTGAGTCCCCGTAGAACCCTGACGGACCCGGCCGGGAGCGAGCCCTCATCGCTCCCGGCCTGACGGCCGTCTGAGGACGGGCCGGCCCGGTGCGGCGAGAACGGCCGGGGCGGGCTCGCCCGGTCAGTCGCCGAAGCGCCGGACGTAGCGCTTCTGCCAGGGGGTTTCGACGGCACGGGGGTGGTAGTTCCGGCGTACGTAGTCCACCGCCTGCGCGGCGGGAACGCCGTCGAGGACCGCGAGGCAGGCCAGTGCCGTGCCGGTGCGCCCGCGTCCGCCCTCGCAGGCGACCTCGACCCGCTCGCGGTCGGCGCGCGTCCATGCCTCACCGAGGAGGGCCCGGGCCTGTGCGTGACTGCTCGGCAGCCGGAAGTCCGGCCAGCGCAGCCACGCGGCTTCCCAGTCGACGTCGGGAGGCTGCTTGCCCAGCAGATAGAGGGCATAGGCCGGCGCCGGCCCGGACGGCAGCGGGTGGCGCAGCCCGCGGCCTCGGATCAGCCGCCCGGAGGGAAGTCGTAGAACCCCGTGGTCAGTTGTCTGCCAGCTCTCGGTCATCGGGCCACCGTACGTGCGCGGGCGGCGGAGGGGTGCGCGTTCGGACAGCTCGGGAGGAACTCCGATCCGCCGCCGGCGCCGGTCGCCCGCCGGCTCCGGTCAGTCGCGGGCGAGCGCCGTCGCCTCGATCTCTATCTGCCAGTCCGGCTGGGCCAGCGAAGACACCTCCAGGAGGGTGTCCGCGGGGTAGGGCCGGGAGAGGAACTCCTCGCGCAGCCTGATGACATCGTCGAGGTGGGAGGCCATGTCCGTGACGAAGATGCCCACCTTCACCACGTCCGCGAGCGAGGCCCCGGCCGCGGCGAGGACCCGTTCGACGTTCGCGAACGCCTGCCGCCCTTGCGCGAGGAAGTCGTCCGAGACGGTCCTGCCCTGTTCGTCGATCCCCGCTTGGCCCGAGACGTGAATCCAGCCGCCCGCCTTGACGGCCTGCGAGATCCGGTACGGCTCGTACCAGTCCGGAGTGGTGGCGACGCGCTCGATCTCCTGCGCGCCCCGCGTATCGGTCACTTCGGTCACTGTCATGGTCGCCGCTTCCTCTCCCCGTTCCATGCGCCTACATCACTTGCATGCGCATGCATTAGTTTCCGGTACATGTACGCTGCTGTCAAGGCCCCGCCCCCGCACGTCAATCGGCGGAGGAGCGGCAACGGCAGCAGAAAGCGGATGGCGATGGACGCGGAGCACTGGGACCGGCTCGGAGCACTGCACACACGCGTCGAGCAGGAACTGGCACGAGCCCTGCAGAGGCACCACAGCATCGGGCTCTCCGAGTACCGCGCGCTGTCCCGACTGGCCGAGGCGGACGACGGTGAACTGCGCATGCAGGAGCTCGCCGACCTCATCGGCCTGAACCAGAGCTCGGTGAGCAGGCTCGCCTCCCGCCTGGAGTCCTCCGGCCTGACGCGCCGGGACCTGTGCCCCGACGACCGGCGCGGCGTCTACAGCGTCATCACCGAGGAGGGGCGGGAGGTGCAGAAGAAGGCGCGACCGACGTATGACGGCGCGCTGCGGGAGGCACTCGACGCCGCTGCCGCCGACGGGCACCTCGGCCCGCTGGTGGAATCCCTGCGGTCCTAACATGGCGGGCGTGCAGCCGAATTCAGAGTCCCCAGCGCCCCGCCCCCGCCGCGACGACGACCGTGAGATCGAGTCCCTGGAGGAGTTCGACCAGGTCGTCGCCGCGGGCAGTCTCGCCGGGCACCGCGTCCAGTCGGTCGATCTGACGGACCGCACCTTCGCGCTGCTCAGCACGGACACCACGGAAGCCGTGTTCCTCGGCTGCCGCATGGAGCCGGACGCCGCCGCGAAGATACGCGCCGGCGGCGCCCTGGTCTTCCCACCCATACCCGGCCTGCCCTTCGACCCGTACCGGGGCAGCCTGTACGCGCCGGAGGAGCTCTTCGCCGGGCTGATCGACGACGGCTACGACGCCACCCCGGACGCCCGCGCCTACCACTGGTACCAGCGGACCAAGTCGGACGGCGACATCTTCACCTCCATGCTGCGCAGCATCCACGACGACGCCGTCTCCGACGCACTGGACGAACTCCTCGACGGCGCACGGGTCGTGGGCGTCATGGGCGGGCACGCCCTGGAGCGCGGCTCCGCCTCCTACGCCGGCGCCGCCCGGCTCGGCCGCCGGCTGGCCCGCAACGGACTGACCGTCGCGACGGGCGGCGGCCCCGGCGCGATGGAGGCGGCGAACCTCGGGGCGTACGCCGCGCCCTTCGACGACGACATGCTCGACGCGGCCCTGGAAGTCCTCGCCAAGGCACCGCACTTCGCCCCCTCGGTCACCGACTGGGCACGCGCCGCCTTCGACGTGCGCCGGAGCCGGCTCGGCGGCGGCGCCTCGGTCGGCATCCCCACCTGGTTCTACGGGCACGAGCCGCCCAACGCCTTCGCGACCCACATCGCCAAGTACTTCGTCAACGCGGTGCGCGAGGACGGCCTGCTGGCGCGCTGCAACGCGGGGGTGGTGTTCCTGCCGGGCGCGGCCGGGACCGTACAGGAGATCTTCGACAACGCGACACCGAACTACTACGGGTCGCGGGGCGAGCCCACCCCGATGGTGCTGGTGAACCGCGCGCACTGGACGGCGAAGCTGCCTGCCTGGCCGCTGCTCCGGTCCCTGGCGGCGGACCGGGCCATGGAGAGCAGGATCGCCCTGGTCGACGCGGTGGACGAGGTGCCGGAGGCACTGGCCCGGCTCACGAACGGGAAGGCGAGCTGAGCGGCGCCGCCGCCCGCCCCACGGCGCTCACCGCGTATCTGCCGGTCCGAGGCAACTTCCGTCCCGAAATGCGCGTCTGCCAGGCCAGGTAATGAACAGGTAATGCAGACAGCGGGCGAACGGAGCTCTTGGTGATCATCGGCCTTCTGACGGCGGTGGCGGCGTCAGCCTGCTACGGCACGGGTTCGGTCCTCCAGGCGGTGGGATCGCGCAAGTCCGCCCGCCAAGAGGCGGCCAAGGCGTCCACCACCGGTGTCACCCAGCACGGCGGCCCCAGCCTCTCCTCCACCGCGAAGGCGGCGGTGACCTGGGAATTCATGGTGGGCACCGTGCTGGACTTCATCGGTTTCGGGCTCGGCGCACTGGCGGCGCGCCTGCTGCCGCTGTTCCTGTCCCAGACCGTGATCAGCGCCAACCTCGTGATCACCGCCGTCCTGAGCATCAAACTCCTCGGCATCCGGCTCAGCCGGGCCGAGTGGGGCTCGATCACCGTGGTCTGTGCGGCGCTGGTACTGCTCGCCACGGCGGCCGGGCCCGAGGGCAGCGGGCACACCCCGATCGCCACCCACTGGTGGCTGCTCGTCGCGTCCGTCGTGCTCATCGGCGGCGGCACGCTGATCGTGCGCCTAATGGGCGGCCGGGCGGCGATCCTCGCCGGTCTGCTCTCCGGCCTGGGCTTCGGCGCGCTCGGCGTCGGCGTACGGGTGCTGAACGGCGCCGACCCGTTCCACCTGCCCACCCTGCTCGCCGACCCCGCCCTGTACGCGATTCTCGTCGCGGGCCTCGGCGGGATGTACCTGCACACGGTCGCCCTGCAGATCGGCTCGGTCAACGGGGCGACGGCGGCGCTGGTGGTGGGCGAGACGGTGGTCCCCGGCATCCTCGGGGTGGTCTGGCTCGGGGACGCCTCCCGTCCGGGCTTCGCCTGGGTCGCCGTCCTCGGCTTCGTGGTGGCGGTGGCGGGGGCGGTCGCGGTCGCCTGGTTCGGCGAGCCGGAGCCGTCGGAGCAGGCCGCTACGGGCACGGAGCCCGGTACGAACAGGGAGCACCCCGGTGCGGGCCCGGCCACGGGCACGGACACCGAAGCCGGCCCCGGCCGCATCGCCGCCGACCCGGCCGCGCCCTCCCTCGCGGCGTCACCCAAGCGCTGACCTCACCGGCCCCGGCCCTGAACGGGGCGGGGCCACGCCCTCCTACCCGTCCGCCGCGCCCAGCACCACGACGTCCGGCGCGGCGAAGGCGATGCCCACCCGCTCCCCCGTCTCCGGCGCGTCACGCAGCGCGCAGGCCGCCTCCACCTGGGGGCCGCCGGACGGCTGGAGCAGCAGCGCGACATGGGTGCCGCGGAACGTCCGGGCGGCGACCGTGGCGGGCAGCCCCTCGGCCGCGGGGGTCAGCCGTACGCCGGCCGGGCGTACCAGCAGACGGCACGGGCCGTCGGGGGTGCCGTCCGGGACCGGTACCTTCCCCCAGGGTGTGGCCGCGGACTCGCCCTGCACGGTCGCCTCGACGACGTTGTCGAAGCCGAGGAAGCGGGCGACGAATTCCGTGGCCGGCCGCTGCCAGACCTCCAACGGGGTGCCGGTCTGCGCGATCCGCCCGTCCTGCATCACCACGACCCGGTCGGCGAGGGCGAACGCCTCGCCCTGGTCGTGGGTGACCGCCAGCACCGTCGTGCCCAACTCGCGGAAGAGGCGGCGGAGTTCCACGACCAGCCGCTCGCGCAGACCGCGGTCGAGCTGGCCGAGCGGCTCGTCCAGCATCAGCAGACGGGGGCTCGGTGCCAGCGCGCGGGCCAGCGCGACCCGCTGCTGTTCGCCGCCGGACAGGGAGGCCACTGCGCGCCGCTGGGCGCCCGGCAGCCCGACGAGATCCAGCAGGCCGGCAACCGTACGTTCCCGGTCGGCGCGCGCGGAGCCCCGCATCCGCAGCCCGAAGGCGACATTGCCCGCGACGTCGCGCTGCGGGAAGAGCTGGTGGTCCTGGAACATCAGGCCGACCCCGCGCCGGTGCGTGGGCACACCCCCCTGCTCCCTCCCCTCCAGCAACACCCGCCCCGCGTCGGCCTGTTGGAGCCCCGCGACCACACGCAGCAGGGTGGACTTCCCGCTGCCACTGGGCCCCAGTACGCACACGATCTCGTGCGCGGCGACGTCCAGGTCCACCGCGTCGAGGGCGGGCCGCCCGGAGTTGCCGAAGCGGACGGTGACGCCGTCCAGCCGCAGCAGCTGCGGTGGCCGCGGCGCCGTGGTCCCGTGCCGTGCGGTCATCTAGAACTCCCCGGAATGGTCGGTTCGGGCGCGCTCCAGGAGCAGCAGCGCACCGGCGCACACCACCATCAAGATGGTCGACAGGGCCATCGCCTGCCCGTAGTTGAGCTCCCCGGCACGTCCCAGCAGACGGGCCACCGCCACCGGGAGCGTCGGCTGATCCGGCCGTGCGATGAACACCGTCGCGCCGAACTCGCCGAGCGACACGGCGAACGCGAAGCCCGCGGCGATCAGCAGCGCCCGGCGCACCAGCGGCAGATCGACCTCCTGCCACACCCGCCACGGCGAGGCGCCGAGCACCGCGGCCGCCTCCCGCAGCCGTCCGTCGACGGCCCGCAGCACGGGCAGCATGGTCCGGACCACGAAAGGCACCCCGACCAGGGCCTGGGCGAGCGGCACCAGCCACCACGAGGCGCGCAGATCCAGCGGCGGCCGGTCGAGGGTGATCAGGAAACCGAAGCCCACGGTGACCGCGGAGACGCCGAGCGGCAGCATCAGCAGCGCGTCGAAACCCCGGACCAGCCGGCTGACCAGCGGCATCCGCCCGGACCGGCCGCGCCGCAGCCGGGGCAGCGTCAGCGCGGCGGCCGCCAGCCCACCCACCACCAGGGCGATCGCGGTGGCCGCGGCCCCGTAGGCGAGCGAGTTCCACAGGGCTTCCAGAGGGGCGACGGCGAAGGTGCTGTCGGCGGTCGCGGCGGAGCGCAGCGACGCGTAGAAGACCGTTCCGTAGCCGTCCGGCCCGGCGAACGACCGCTCCACGAGCACCGCCAGCGGCACGAGGAGCAGGACGGTGATGACCAGCAACGTTCCCCACAGCAGGGCCCACTGGCCGCGGCCGTGCGGCCGGCGTGCGGTGCGCGAGGCGTCCACCAGCCGCAGCGCCGATTCCCTGCGGCGTACGGTCCAGGCGTGCAGCGCCAGCACGCCCAGCACGGCGGCGAACTGGATCAGGGTGAGTACCGCGGCCGTCGGCAGGTCGAGGAAGTCCGCGGTCTGCCGGTAGATCTCCACCTCCAGCGTGGAGAAGGTGGGGCCGCCCAGGATCTGCACCACCCCGAAGGAGGTGAAGGTGAACAGAAAGACCATCAGGGCGGCGGCCGCGACGGCCGGCGCCAGCGCGGGCAGGGTCACCCGCCGCCAGGCCGCGAACCGCCCGGCGCCCAGCACCCGCGCCGCCTCCTCCTGCCGCGGGTCGAGCTGACCCCACAGGCCGCCGACGGTCCGTACCACCACCGCGTAGTTGAAGAAGACGTGCGCCAGCAGGATCGCCCATACCGAGGTGTCCAGGCGGACGCCCCACAGGTCGTCCAGCAGACCGCCCCGCCCGAGCAGCGCCAGGAAGGCCGAGCCGACGACGACGGTCGGCAGCACGAACGGCACCGCCACCACCGCCCGCAGCAGCTGTTTGCCGGGGAAGTCGAAGCGTGCGAAGACGTACGCGCCGGGCAGCGCGATCAGCAGCGTCAGGCCGGTGGAGGCCGCCGCCTGCCAGACGGTGAACCACAGGACGTGCGCGACGTCGGGGTCGGTGACCACGTCGCCGAACCGGCCGAGCTGCCACTGCCCGCCACTCTTCAGCCCGCGTCCGACGATCGCCA
The sequence above is a segment of the Streptomyces lydicus genome. Coding sequences within it:
- a CDS encoding RidA family protein; its protein translation is MTVTEVTDTRGAQEIERVATTPDWYEPYRISQAVKAGGWIHVSGQAGIDEQGRTVSDDFLAQGRQAFANVERVLAAAGASLADVVKVGIFVTDMASHLDDVIRLREEFLSRPYPADTLLEVSSLAQPDWQIEIEATALARD
- a CDS encoding ABC transporter permease, with the translated sequence MAVPLAFFALFFAYPVVAIVGRGLKSGGQWQLGRFGDVVTDPDVAHVLWFTVWQAAASTGLTLLIALPGAYVFARFDFPGKQLLRAVVAVPFVLPTVVVGSAFLALLGRGGLLDDLWGVRLDTSVWAILLAHVFFNYAVVVRTVGGLWGQLDPRQEEAARVLGAGRFAAWRRVTLPALAPAVAAAALMVFLFTFTSFGVVQILGGPTFSTLEVEIYRQTADFLDLPTAAVLTLIQFAAVLGVLALHAWTVRRRESALRLVDASRTARRPHGRGQWALLWGTLLVITVLLLVPLAVLVERSFAGPDGYGTVFYASLRSAATADSTFAVAPLEALWNSLAYGAAATAIALVVGGLAAAALTLPRLRRGRSGRMPLVSRLVRGFDALLMLPLGVSAVTVGFGFLITLDRPPLDLRASWWLVPLAQALVGVPFVVRTMLPVLRAVDGRLREAAAVLGASPWRVWQEVDLPLVRRALLIAAGFAFAVSLGEFGATVFIARPDQPTLPVAVARLLGRAGELNYGQAMALSTILMVVCAGALLLLERARTDHSGEF
- a CDS encoding MarR family winged helix-turn-helix transcriptional regulator, producing the protein MDAEHWDRLGALHTRVEQELARALQRHHSIGLSEYRALSRLAEADDGELRMQELADLIGLNQSSVSRLASRLESSGLTRRDLCPDDRRGVYSVITEEGREVQKKARPTYDGALREALDAAAADGHLGPLVESLRS
- a CDS encoding LOG family protein, whose protein sequence is MAGVQPNSESPAPRPRRDDDREIESLEEFDQVVAAGSLAGHRVQSVDLTDRTFALLSTDTTEAVFLGCRMEPDAAAKIRAGGALVFPPIPGLPFDPYRGSLYAPEELFAGLIDDGYDATPDARAYHWYQRTKSDGDIFTSMLRSIHDDAVSDALDELLDGARVVGVMGGHALERGSASYAGAARLGRRLARNGLTVATGGGPGAMEAANLGAYAAPFDDDMLDAALEVLAKAPHFAPSVTDWARAAFDVRRSRLGGGASVGIPTWFYGHEPPNAFATHIAKYFVNAVREDGLLARCNAGVVFLPGAAGTVQEIFDNATPNYYGSRGEPTPMVLVNRAHWTAKLPAWPLLRSLAADRAMESRIALVDAVDEVPEALARLTNGKAS
- a CDS encoding ABC transporter ATP-binding protein, yielding MTARHGTTAPRPPQLLRLDGVTVRFGNSGRPALDAVDLDVAAHEIVCVLGPSGSGKSTLLRVVAGLQQADAGRVLLEGREQGGVPTHRRGVGLMFQDHQLFPQRDVAGNVAFGLRMRGSARADRERTVAGLLDLVGLPGAQRRAVASLSGGEQQRVALARALAPSPRLLMLDEPLGQLDRGLRERLVVELRRLFRELGTTVLAVTHDQGEAFALADRVVVMQDGRIAQTGTPLEVWQRPATEFVARFLGFDNVVEATVQGESAATPWGKVPVPDGTPDGPCRLLVRPAGVRLTPAAEGLPATVAARTFRGTHVALLLQPSGGPQVEAACALRDAPETGERVGIAFAAPDVVVLGAADG